The genomic segment GCGAAGGAGCTGGAGGTGTCCTCGGGGATGACGCCGTCGGGCGCGGTAATGGGCACCCCGAGTTACATGGCCCCGGAACAGGCCGAGGGGAAGGTGAAGCAGCTCGGCCCGGTCACCGATGTGTACGGGCTGGGCGCGATCCTGTACGAGGCGCTGACCGGCCGCCCGCCGTTCCGCGGGGTCAACATGGTGGACACGCTGGAACAGGTGCGGTGGGCCGAACCGGCCCCGCCGAGCCGCCTCGCCCCGCGGCTCCCGCGCGACCTCTCGACGATCTGCCTGAAGTGCCTCCAGAAGTCCCCCGGCCGCCGCTACCAGACGGCGGCCGCGCTGGCCGACGACCTGCGCCGGTGGCTCAACGGCGAGACGATCGCCGCCCGCCCGGCCCCGTCGTGGGAGCGGCTGGTGCGCCAGGTGCGCCGCCGCCCGTGGGAGGCGGCCACCGTCGCCGCGTCGGTGCTCCTCGTCGCGCTGTTCGGTGCCGGACTGGTGCTGAACCGGGAGCAGCAGCGGGAGAAGGAGACGGTCGCCGCGCGGCAGCGGGAAAAAGACGCGGCCGACGAGCGCCTGCACCTGGCCGAGACCGAAGCGACCCGGACCCGCCTCGCCGAAAAGGACGCGAGCGAGGCCCTGCTCCGCGAACGCGGCGCGAAGTCCCTGGCGGCGCTGGCCCAGATCCGCCAGCGGCTCGTGAAGGGCGATTTGAAGGCCGTGCCGGGGCTGAACGGCCTCTACAGCGACCTGGCCGCGTACTACAAGCAACTGATCGGCGATCTGCTCTCGGACCCGAAAGCCGATCGGGTCGGCCTCGCGCAAATGACCTCCGAGGTCGGGGACCTGGCGGTCCGGTGCGGCCAGTTCGACACCGCCGAGTGGGCGTTCGGCCAGGCGCAGACCCTGTACGCCGAGCTGGCCGGACGGGACCCGAAGCTCCTGCCCGATGTGGCCGAAGCGCAGACGCGCCTCGCCCGCGTCGCGTACGAACTCGGGCGCGAGGCGCTCGCGCTCGAACTCGCGGCGGACGCTGCCGCCCGCTGGGAACGGGTCCGCCAACAGTCCGCCGGCCCCGACGGCGAGCGCGCCGCCCTCCAGCTCGCCGAAATCGCGCACCTGCGCGGGGAAGTGTACTCCCGTCAGCACAAGCTGGCCGAGGCCGCGAGGGCGTACAACGAGTCGATCGACCGGCGCCGGCAGGTGGTCGGCGTCCGGTCGGACGCCACGGCCGAGGAACTCAGAAAGCTCGAAAGCTCCGAGCGCCGTAAGGTTCTGGACGTTCTGAGCGACCTCGGGCGCGGGTACGGGTACCTCGGCGACGCCCTGTTGGACGACGGCAAGGTCGCCGCGGCCGATCAGGCCTACTGGAACTCGCACCGCATCCGCGAGCGGATCGTCAAGGCGCTCGAGCCGGTCCCCGGCCGCCCCGCCGAGGAGGAACTCGAACTGGAGAAGGCCCGCTTCCAGTTCGCCCGCAGTTGCATGAACCTCGCCTCGTTCCAGTGCCGCCACCAGGCCTACGCGACCGCGGACGAGTTCACCCAGAAGGCGCTCGCGCTGCGTGAGGCACTGGTCCGCGTCAGCCCCAACAACGCCGACTACAAACTCGACCTCTGCAGCACGCTGAACCAGGTCGCCGAGTTCGTGACCCTGGACGCCGCGAGCCGACCGGTGGACCGGGTCCGGGCCGGGGAGGTCGTTGCTCGGGCGATCGAGGTGGCGGCCTCGCTTCAGGGGGACGGGATACGGGTGCGGGAAACGCTCGCGGAATCGTTCGCGCTCCAGGCCGAACTGATGGCCCGGTCGGAGAACCCCGAGGCGGCCGCTCCCGTTCTTCGGACCGCGCTCGACCGGTTCGACCGGCTCCGCGAGATGTACCCGGACCAGCCGGGGTACCAGTTCCGATACGCGACGCTGCTCGCCTTGCGGGCGAAGCTCGAGAAGGCCGGTCCGGCCGACCCGCGCTGGCAAAACGTTCTGAAAGTGCTGGAGCTTGCGATCGCGAAACACTACCGCGGGGAACACCCCGATACGATCCGCGAACTCCCCGCGTTCGAGCCGATCAAGAGCGCCCCGGAGTTCCAGAGGCTCCTCGCCCGGCTCCGCTCGTAACGCCGCTCAGAACTTCAGGTTCATGCCCTTCAGGCGCGCCACCGTTTCGGCCATGAGCGCGTCCTCTTCGGCCTCGTCCTTCGCGATG from the Frigoriglobus tundricola genome contains:
- a CDS encoding serine/threonine-protein kinase — its product is MTPDHLTGTHAPDPCKSHETLPAPPRTAALTFGDYEVIGEIGEGGMGRVYKAMDRNLGRFVAIKVLRSTDPFECSRFRGEAELIAMLDHPNIIKIFAIETTPDGRPYLVLEFAEGGSLDRELAGHPQEPRRAAELTEALARAVQFAHEKGVIHRDLKPANVLRGKDKTLKLTDFGLAKELEVSSGMTPSGAVMGTPSYMAPEQAEGKVKQLGPVTDVYGLGAILYEALTGRPPFRGVNMVDTLEQVRWAEPAPPSRLAPRLPRDLSTICLKCLQKSPGRRYQTAAALADDLRRWLNGETIAARPAPSWERLVRQVRRRPWEAATVAASVLLVALFGAGLVLNREQQREKETVAARQREKDAADERLHLAETEATRTRLAEKDASEALLRERGAKSLAALAQIRQRLVKGDLKAVPGLNGLYSDLAAYYKQLIGDLLSDPKADRVGLAQMTSEVGDLAVRCGQFDTAEWAFGQAQTLYAELAGRDPKLLPDVAEAQTRLARVAYELGREALALELAADAAARWERVRQQSAGPDGERAALQLAEIAHLRGEVYSRQHKLAEAARAYNESIDRRRQVVGVRSDATAEELRKLESSERRKVLDVLSDLGRGYGYLGDALLDDGKVAAADQAYWNSHRIRERIVKALEPVPGRPAEEELELEKARFQFARSCMNLASFQCRHQAYATADEFTQKALALREALVRVSPNNADYKLDLCSTLNQVAEFVTLDAASRPVDRVRAGEVVARAIEVAASLQGDGIRVRETLAESFALQAELMARSENPEAAAPVLRTALDRFDRLREMYPDQPGYQFRYATLLALRAKLEKAGPADPRWQNVLKVLELAIAKHYRGEHPDTIRELPAFEPIKSAPEFQRLLARLRS